In Afipia sp. GAS231, a single window of DNA contains:
- a CDS encoding trans-aconitate 2-methyltransferase, giving the protein MTETDRETHWQNVYATKSEKEVSWFQENPAPSLELIAATGLSHEAAIIDVGGGTSRLADNLLDQGFRRLTILDLSANALAEAKKRLGPRTEGIDWIAADVTTWEPSTTYDLWHDRAAFHFLTEPIDRDAYIARLSKTLRPGGHAIIATFAADGPERCSGLPIVRYDPEGLARTLGGGFKLVESRRHDHLTPGGNTQRFQFSRFLRS; this is encoded by the coding sequence ATGACCGAGACCGACCGCGAGACGCACTGGCAGAATGTCTACGCCACGAAGTCCGAAAAGGAGGTGAGCTGGTTTCAGGAGAACCCTGCCCCCTCGCTCGAACTGATCGCGGCCACCGGCCTGTCGCACGAGGCCGCCATCATCGACGTCGGCGGCGGCACGTCACGGCTGGCCGACAACCTGCTCGATCAAGGCTTCCGCCGGCTGACCATCCTCGATCTTTCGGCCAACGCGCTTGCCGAGGCCAAAAAGCGCCTGGGACCTCGCACCGAGGGCATCGACTGGATCGCCGCCGACGTCACTACTTGGGAGCCTTCCACCACCTATGACCTGTGGCACGACCGCGCCGCCTTCCATTTCCTGACCGAGCCGATTGACCGCGATGCCTACATCGCTCGCCTGTCGAAAACGCTCCGCCCCGGCGGTCACGCCATCATCGCGACGTTCGCAGCCGACGGTCCGGAAAGATGCAGCGGACTACCGATCGTGCGTTACGACCCGGAAGGGCTCGCGCGGACGCTCGGAGGTGGATTCAAGCTGGTCGAATCCCGCCGGCACGATCATCTGACCCCGGGCGGCAACACCCAGCGGTTTCAGTTCAGCCGGTTCCTGCGCAGCTAG
- a CDS encoding anti-sigma factor domain-containing protein, whose product MAYSEDHIALAAEYALGTLDAGERSQVETMMAVDTEFTGIVHAWEYRLGVLNQMVGSVEPRPIVWENIKAAIGHSGEQAPLVLPETTPPVVPVVEQAPLAAGPSDDSNVIQLSGRLKRMRTLASVATALAAALVAMLAIQVYSPDLLPDGLRAKPRIQTVEVKTPAPPATPSAQYVALLQGSGGGGPAFILTVDAATKNFTVRKVGADAAEAGKSFELWLISDRLPQPRSLGVIGAGDFTARPVLSSYDANTINAATYAVTVEQAGGSPDGKPHSTPIYTGKLIETVPAAR is encoded by the coding sequence ATGGCCTATAGCGAAGACCATATTGCGCTCGCGGCGGAGTACGCGCTCGGCACCCTCGATGCCGGCGAGCGTTCGCAGGTCGAGACCATGATGGCCGTCGATACCGAGTTCACCGGCATCGTCCATGCCTGGGAATACCGGCTCGGCGTGCTGAACCAGATGGTCGGCTCGGTCGAGCCGCGGCCGATCGTGTGGGAGAACATCAAGGCTGCGATCGGCCATTCCGGCGAGCAGGCGCCGCTGGTGCTGCCGGAGACTACGCCGCCGGTCGTTCCCGTCGTCGAACAGGCGCCGCTCGCGGCCGGTCCATCTGACGATTCCAACGTCATCCAGTTGTCGGGGCGCCTGAAGCGGATGCGCACGCTGGCGTCGGTGGCGACCGCGTTGGCGGCAGCCTTGGTCGCGATGCTGGCCATCCAGGTTTATTCGCCGGACCTGTTACCCGACGGGCTGCGCGCCAAGCCGCGGATTCAGACCGTCGAGGTCAAGACACCGGCGCCGCCGGCAACACCTTCGGCGCAATATGTCGCTCTGCTGCAGGGCTCCGGCGGCGGCGGACCGGCTTTCATTCTAACGGTCGATGCCGCGACGAAAAATTTCACCGTGCGCAAGGTCGGCGCCGACGCCGCCGAGGCCGGCAAGAGTTTTGAGCTGTGGCTGATCTCCGACCGGCTGCCGCAGCCGCGCTCGCTCGGCGTGATCGGCGCCGGCGACTTCACCGCCCGCCCGGTGCTTTCGTCCTACGACGCCAACACCATCAATGCTGCGACCTATGCGGTGACGGTCGAACAGGCCGGCGGCTCGCCCGACGGCAAGCCGCACTCGACTCCGATCTACACCGGCAAGCTGATCGAGACCGTGCCCGCGGCGCGCTGA
- a CDS encoding sigma-70 family RNA polymerase sigma factor encodes MLTPAELVWLIAAVAKGDEAAFERLYVATRAKLFGVVLRILRRQDLAEEVIQEAYVKIWNSAGQFNPGLSSPITWMASIARNRAIDVVRKKSETSIEEEPTAMEVAADSPDPLARREMTEELKRLLECVGRLEPDRQKLVLLAYYNGWSREQLAAKFETPVNTVKTWLRRSMMDIRECLGL; translated from the coding sequence ATGCTGACGCCAGCTGAGCTGGTCTGGCTGATTGCCGCTGTGGCGAAGGGGGATGAGGCTGCTTTCGAGCGCCTCTACGTCGCCACGCGGGCGAAACTCTTTGGCGTCGTGCTCCGTATCTTACGGCGACAGGATCTCGCCGAGGAGGTCATTCAGGAGGCTTACGTCAAAATCTGGAACAGTGCCGGACAGTTCAATCCCGGCCTGTCTTCACCGATTACATGGATGGCATCGATCGCGCGCAACCGGGCGATCGACGTGGTGCGCAAGAAGAGTGAGACCTCGATCGAGGAGGAGCCGACCGCGATGGAAGTCGCGGCCGATTCACCCGATCCGCTGGCGCGGCGCGAGATGACGGAAGAGTTGAAGCGGTTGCTGGAGTGCGTCGGGCGTCTGGAGCCGGATCGGCAGAAGCTGGTGTTGCTGGCCTATTACAACGGCTGGAGCCGCGAGCAACTCGCCGCCAAGTTCGAGACGCCGGTCAATACGGTGAAGACGTGGCTGCGCCGCAGCATGATGGATATCCGGGAATGTCTTGGTCTTTAG
- the fliI gene encoding flagellar protein export ATPase FliI — MKALAEQIGDIDGVNIYGRVVGVRGLMVEIAGPIHAMSVGARIVIETGGSRFIPAEVIGFSGSNAVVMPFGGLDGVRRGCRAVIASAGNQVRPSPAWLGRVLNAMGEPIDGKGPLAQGPSPMPYRASPPPAHSRKRVGAPLDLGVRALNTFLTCCRGQRLGIFAGSGVGKSVLLSMLARNVDADITVIGLIGERGREVQEFLQEDLGDVGLARSVVVVATSDEPALMRRQAAYLTLAIAEYFRDEDKDVLCLMDSVTRFAMAQREIGLSAGEPPTAKGYTPTVFTELPKLLERAGPGMGIGTITAIFTVLVDGDDHNEPIADAVRGILDGHIVMQRSIAERGRFPAINILRSVSRTMPRSADPAFLPVITKARQVMATYADMEELIRLGAYRAGSSPEVDEAIRLHEPLEGFLRQSQDENCGLADGYRQLAEILTNLETER, encoded by the coding sequence GTGAAGGCCTTGGCGGAACAGATCGGCGACATCGACGGCGTCAACATATATGGCCGTGTGGTCGGCGTGCGCGGCCTGATGGTCGAGATCGCGGGACCGATCCACGCGATGTCGGTCGGCGCGCGCATCGTGATCGAGACCGGCGGCAGCCGTTTCATCCCGGCCGAAGTCATCGGCTTCTCCGGCAGCAACGCCGTCGTGATGCCGTTCGGCGGCCTCGACGGCGTTCGGCGCGGCTGCCGCGCCGTGATCGCCAGTGCCGGGAACCAGGTGAGGCCGTCGCCGGCCTGGCTCGGCCGCGTGCTCAACGCCATGGGGGAACCGATCGACGGCAAGGGGCCGCTGGCGCAGGGCCCGTCGCCGATGCCGTATCGCGCTTCGCCGCCGCCGGCGCATTCGCGCAAGCGCGTCGGCGCGCCGCTCGATCTCGGCGTGCGCGCGCTCAATACCTTCCTGACCTGCTGCCGCGGCCAGCGGCTCGGCATCTTCGCCGGTTCCGGCGTCGGCAAGTCGGTGCTGCTGTCGATGCTGGCGCGCAACGTCGATGCCGACATTACCGTGATCGGCCTGATCGGCGAACGTGGCCGTGAGGTGCAGGAATTTTTGCAGGAAGATCTCGGCGACGTGGGCCTGGCGCGCTCGGTCGTGGTGGTCGCGACCTCGGACGAGCCCGCGCTGATGCGGCGGCAGGCGGCCTATCTGACGCTGGCGATCGCGGAGTATTTCCGCGACGAGGACAAGGACGTGCTGTGCCTGATGGACTCGGTGACGCGTTTTGCGATGGCGCAGCGCGAGATCGGGCTGTCGGCCGGCGAGCCGCCGACCGCCAAGGGCTATACGCCGACGGTGTTTACCGAGCTGCCGAAGCTTCTGGAGCGGGCAGGGCCGGGCATGGGCATCGGCACCATCACCGCGATCTTTACGGTGCTGGTCGACGGCGACGATCATAATGAGCCGATCGCGGACGCCGTGCGCGGCATCCTCGACGGCCACATCGTGATGCAGCGCTCGATCGCCGAGCGCGGGCGGTTTCCCGCGATCAACATTCTCAGATCGGTATCCCGCACCATGCCGCGGTCGGCCGATCCGGCCTTTCTGCCCGTGATCACCAAGGCCCGCCAGGTGATGGCGACCTACGCCGACATGGAGGAACTGATCCGGCTCGGCGCCTACCGGGCCGGCTCGAGCCCGGAGGTCGACGAGGCGATCCGGCTGCATGAGCCGCTGGAGGGGTTCCTGCGCCAATCCCAGGACGAAAATTGTGGCCTGGCCGACGGCTACCGCCAATTGGCGGAAATCCTGACAAATTTGGAAACGGAACGCTAA
- a CDS encoding autotransporter domain-containing protein yields the protein MIFDHVIAAGIGARTRKLLLAGTALAGAALFPSLAQAQSVWGAAGSTTTTSTYNTGTNWSTGTAPVGGGQSAQFGDGTGGSGGTASSAVSVTAPIGPDSWTFTANSQSYTVTGSVIFATSVTNNASNGASISIANNMTGVTLSQAAASTLTLSGTNSFGPTTVSAGTLVNNGSLTSTVGVSSGGTFSNGASGTVSGAELINLGNAINAGTINNGVGNGGDFHNSGTVNGGVGNSTNGTVTNTGTVNGGLNNDFGTYTQTAGTTGGGAANSGTINANGGAFNGAIVNANGGFGGTFKVGGTVTSDSTFNNSTATSRLLVNTGTYTVTGLITNSGTNASGGILVSAGATLTANGGITNNAAAIFVNNGTTNTTGGLNNAGIGNNSGSLTGGLTNSGTYNQTAGTTSGGTTNTGTVNANGGAFNGAILNNTAGTFTVGGTVTSNSTFTNNGTAQLDITGGNYTGITTLTNNSTNANGIVVAAARTLSATNISNSAGSFIQNSGTLTATTGPITNSGTITDLTGSTLNGGLTNSAGVANMQGTLNGPVINNNTSVFTVTGALLGNSTLTNNGTSQLLVSGGNYTGLTTLTNNSTNASGVVVSAGRTLTATNIANSAGATFANNGITNGILNSNGGTVTNSATGTWNGDVTSNTSSATGITNNGIWNGNVVANTGTIVNNLTWNGTVNNTFVFTNNATGTVTGLVTNTGGGTFSTAGTLSNGLTNAGIVFAQGTINGPIANNGGGINVIGALVANSTFNNAATATINVNNQSFTGVTTYTNAGTTNLGGGGGGTISATSLVNTASGTFNSSSTTSTVTTTSITNSGTFLNNGTTTGTFTMAAGNLSGIGNTQSLTVNGGTFAPGNGTAGSSMTVTGSLVLQAAATYLVQINPTTASFTNVTGAASFNGATVSANFAAGSYISKRYTIVTAAGGVNMNSPFGALVTTGQPANMHSTLSYDTNNAYLDLNLNFGLPGGVLNQNQQNVGNALSGFFNRTGGIPTAFASLTAGQLTQSDGELATGSQQSTFNAMNQFMGVMTDPFVAGRGDPVSAGGGAAGYADEQQLAYAAKRNPNDALAAIYRKAPVSAQRWSVWAAGYGGSQTTNGNAVVGSNTTSSNLYGTAVGADYRLSPDTLAGFALAGGGTNFSVANGLGSGRSDLFQAGAFVRHNMGAAYLSGALAYGWQDITTNRTLTIAGIDQLQAKFNANAWSGRVEGGYRFVSQGIGLTPYAAGQFTTFDLPAYAEQAISGANTFALAYGAKSVTATRSELGLRTDKSFAMEDGVLTLRGRAAWAHDYNPDRAIGATFQTLPGASFIVNGARQASDAVLLTASAEKKWLNGWSAAGTFEGEFSNVTTSYAGKGVVRYSW from the coding sequence ATGATTTTTGATCATGTCATTGCTGCCGGCATTGGCGCGCGCACCCGCAAGCTGCTTCTGGCCGGAACCGCATTGGCGGGGGCGGCACTGTTTCCCTCGCTTGCACAGGCCCAGTCCGTATGGGGCGCCGCCGGCAGCACCACGACCACCAGCACTTACAATACCGGCACCAACTGGAGTACCGGGACTGCGCCGGTTGGTGGCGGTCAGTCGGCGCAATTCGGCGATGGCACCGGCGGGTCGGGCGGAACCGCGAGCAGTGCGGTTTCGGTAACCGCCCCTATCGGGCCCGACTCCTGGACATTCACGGCCAACTCGCAGAGCTACACCGTGACCGGGTCGGTTATTTTCGCTACCAGCGTCACCAACAACGCCAGCAACGGGGCGTCGATTTCGATTGCCAACAACATGACCGGCGTGACCTTGTCCCAGGCCGCGGCCAGCACGCTGACGCTGAGCGGGACCAACAGCTTTGGCCCCACGACGGTCTCGGCCGGCACGCTCGTCAACAACGGCTCGCTGACCTCGACGGTCGGCGTTTCCTCCGGCGGCACCTTCAGCAACGGCGCCTCCGGCACGGTGTCCGGTGCGGAGTTGATCAACCTGGGAAACGCAATCAACGCCGGAACCATCAATAACGGCGTGGGTAACGGCGGCGATTTCCATAACAGCGGCACCGTGAACGGGGGCGTCGGTAATAGTACTAACGGCACCGTTACCAACACGGGGACGGTGAATGGCGGTCTGAACAATGATTTCGGTACCTACACGCAGACGGCGGGAACGACCGGCGGCGGCGCCGCCAACAGCGGCACCATCAACGCCAACGGCGGCGCCTTCAACGGCGCGATCGTCAACGCGAATGGCGGCTTCGGCGGCACCTTCAAGGTCGGCGGCACCGTCACCAGCGACAGCACGTTCAACAACTCCACGGCGACGTCGCGCCTGCTGGTCAATACGGGCACCTACACGGTCACCGGCCTGATCACGAACTCGGGCACCAATGCCTCCGGCGGCATCCTGGTGTCCGCCGGCGCCACGCTGACGGCGAACGGCGGCATCACCAACAACGCCGCCGCCATCTTTGTGAACAACGGGACCACGAACACGACCGGTGGCCTAAACAACGCGGGCATCGGCAACAATAGTGGGTCGCTGACCGGCGGCCTGACCAACTCCGGCACTTATAATCAGACGGCAGGAACGACCAGCGGCGGCACCACCAACACTGGCACGGTCAACGCCAACGGCGGCGCGTTCAACGGCGCGATTCTCAACAATACCGCCGGGACATTCACCGTCGGTGGCACCGTCACCAGCAACAGCACGTTCACCAACAACGGCACCGCCCAATTGGACATCACTGGTGGCAACTACACCGGCATCACGACGCTGACGAACAATTCGACCAATGCCAACGGCATCGTGGTGGCGGCAGCCCGGACGCTGAGCGCGACCAACATCAGCAACAGCGCCGGCTCGTTCATCCAGAACTCGGGCACGTTGACCGCGACGACGGGGCCGATCACCAACTCGGGCACGATTACCGACCTGACGGGATCGACCCTGAACGGTGGATTGACGAACAGCGCCGGCGTGGCCAACATGCAGGGCACGCTCAACGGTCCCGTCATCAACAACAACACCAGCGTGTTCACGGTGACCGGTGCACTTCTCGGCAACAGCACCCTGACCAACAACGGTACCTCGCAGTTGCTTGTCTCTGGCGGCAACTACACCGGCCTGACGACGCTGACCAACAACTCGACCAACGCCAGCGGCGTCGTTGTGTCTGCGGGAAGGACGCTGACCGCGACCAACATCGCCAACTCCGCCGGGGCAACCTTCGCCAACAATGGCATCACTAATGGTATTCTGAACAGCAATGGCGGTACGGTCACGAATTCCGCGACCGGCACCTGGAACGGCGACGTCACCAGCAACACCAGCAGCGCGACCGGCATCACCAACAACGGCATCTGGAACGGCAACGTGGTGGCCAACACCGGGACCATCGTCAACAACCTGACCTGGAACGGTACCGTCAACAACACGTTCGTTTTCACCAACAACGCGACGGGTACGGTGACGGGGCTGGTCACCAACACCGGTGGCGGCACATTCTCTACGGCGGGAACGCTGTCGAACGGCCTGACCAACGCCGGCATCGTCTTCGCGCAGGGCACGATCAACGGACCGATCGCCAACAATGGCGGCGGCATCAACGTCATCGGCGCGCTGGTCGCCAACTCGACCTTCAACAACGCCGCGACCGCGACCATTAACGTCAACAATCAGTCGTTTACGGGAGTGACCACCTACACCAACGCCGGGACCACCAATCTCGGGGGCGGGGGCGGCGGCACGATCAGCGCGACCTCGCTGGTCAACACGGCGAGCGGCACCTTCAACAGTTCCAGCACGACCAGCACCGTCACGACGACCTCGATCACCAACAGCGGCACGTTCCTCAACAATGGTACGACCACCGGCACGTTCACGATGGCGGCGGGCAACCTGAGCGGCATCGGCAATACCCAGAGCCTCACCGTCAACGGCGGCACGTTCGCGCCGGGCAACGGCACCGCGGGCTCTTCGATGACCGTCACCGGCAGCCTGGTGCTGCAGGCGGCGGCGACCTACCTGGTGCAGATCAATCCGACGACGGCGTCATTCACGAATGTCACCGGTGCCGCCTCGTTCAACGGCGCCACGGTGAGCGCCAATTTCGCTGCCGGAAGCTACATTTCCAAGCGCTACACCATCGTCACGGCGGCCGGTGGCGTGAACATGAACAGCCCGTTCGGCGCGCTGGTGACGACCGGCCAGCCGGCGAACATGCACTCGACGCTCAGCTACGATACCAACAATGCCTACCTCGATTTGAACCTGAACTTCGGCTTGCCCGGCGGCGTGCTGAACCAGAACCAGCAGAATGTCGGCAACGCCCTGAGCGGCTTCTTCAACCGCACCGGCGGTATCCCGACGGCGTTCGCGTCGTTGACCGCGGGCCAGCTTACCCAATCAGACGGCGAACTGGCGACCGGCTCGCAGCAGTCGACCTTCAACGCGATGAACCAGTTCATGGGCGTGATGACCGATCCGTTCGTGGCCGGGCGCGGCGATCCGGTGTCGGCCGGCGGCGGCGCGGCCGGATATGCCGATGAGCAGCAGCTTGCGTATGCGGCAAAACGCAATCCGAACGATGCGCTGGCCGCGATCTATCGCAAGGCGCCGGTGTCGGCGCAGCGCTGGAGCGTGTGGGCGGCGGGCTATGGCGGGTCGCAGACCACCAACGGTAATGCCGTGGTCGGCTCCAACACCACCAGCAGCAACCTCTATGGCACGGCGGTCGGCGCCGACTATCGGCTGTCGCCGGATACGCTGGCCGGCTTTGCGTTGGCCGGCGGCGGCACCAACTTCAGCGTCGCCAACGGGCTCGGCTCGGGCCGCTCGGATTTGTTCCAGGCCGGCGCGTTCGTCCGGCACAACATGGGCGCGGCCTATCTCTCCGGCGCGCTGGCCTATGGCTGGCAGGACATCACCACCAACCGCACGCTGACCATTGCCGGCATCGACCAGTTGCAGGCGAAGTTCAATGCCAACGCGTGGTCGGGCCGCGTCGAGGGCGGCTACCGCTTCGTGTCGCAGGGCATCGGCCTGACGCCGTACGCCGCCGGCCAGTTCACCACCTTCGACCTGCCGGCCTATGCCGAGCAGGCGATTTCGGGCGCCAACACGTTTGCGCTGGCCTACGGGGCCAAGAGCGTGACCGCGACGCGCAGCGAACTCGGCCTACGCACCGATAAATCATTCGCGATGGAAGACGGCGTGTTAACGCTGCGCGGCCGCGCCGCCTGGGCGCATGACTACAACCCTGATCGGGCCATCGGCGCCACCTTCCAGACGCTGCCGGGCGCGTCCTTCATCGTCAACGGCGCACGCCAAGCCAGCGATGCTGTGCTGCTGACGGCTTCCGCCGAAAAGAAATGGCTGAACGGCTGGTCGGCCGCCGGCACCTTCGAGGGCGAGTTCTCCAACGTCACCACCAGCTATGCCGGCAAGGGCGTGGTGCGGTATTCGTGGTAA
- the fliJ gene encoding flagellar export protein FliJ, producing the protein MKSRETLIRLKKFQVDEKRRRVAQIEGMIADFQRMSVDLEREIQTEQDRAGINDPSHFAYPTYAKAAIQRRENLTRSADELRIQLEDAKSLLSEAFEELKKVELLDERDQARERAEESAREQADMDSIGLMRARIGAIA; encoded by the coding sequence ATGAAGTCACGTGAAACGCTGATCCGCCTGAAGAAATTTCAGGTCGATGAAAAGCGCCGAAGGGTCGCCCAGATTGAAGGCATGATCGCCGATTTCCAACGCATGTCTGTTGACCTCGAGCGCGAAATCCAGACCGAACAGGACCGGGCCGGGATCAACGATCCCTCCCATTTCGCCTATCCGACCTACGCCAAGGCCGCGATCCAGCGTCGCGAAAACCTGACCCGCTCCGCCGACGAGCTACGCATCCAGCTCGAAGACGCCAAGAGCCTGCTCAGCGAGGCGTTCGAGGAATTGAAAAAGGTCGAACTGCTCGACGAGCGTGACCAGGCGCGCGAGCGCGCCGAGGAGAGCGCCCGGGAGCAGGCCGACATGGATAGCATCGGCCTGATGCGCGCCCGGATCGGCGCGATCGCCTGA
- the ctrA gene encoding response regulator transcription factor CtrA: MRVLLIEDDSAVAQSIELMLKSESFNVYTTDLGEEGVDLGKLYDYDIILLDLNLPDMSGYDVLKQLRVSKIKTPILILSGLAGIEDKVKGLGVGADDYMTKPFHKDELVARIHAIVRRSKGHAQSVIQTGDLVVNLDTKTVEVGGQRVHLTGKEYQMLELLSLRKGTTLTKEMFLNHLYGGMDEPELKIIDVFICKLRKKLANASEGRNFIETVWGRGYVLREPHEVEERIPA, from the coding sequence ATGCGCGTTTTGCTGATAGAAGATGACAGCGCCGTCGCGCAGTCGATCGAGCTGATGCTCAAATCCGAGAGTTTCAACGTCTATACGACGGACCTCGGAGAAGAAGGCGTCGATCTCGGTAAGCTTTACGATTACGACATTATCCTTCTCGACCTCAACCTGCCCGACATGTCCGGCTACGACGTGCTCAAGCAGCTCCGGGTCTCGAAGATCAAGACACCCATTCTGATCCTCTCCGGCCTCGCCGGCATCGAGGACAAGGTCAAGGGTCTCGGCGTCGGCGCCGACGACTACATGACCAAGCCCTTCCACAAGGACGAACTGGTTGCCCGCATCCACGCGATCGTGCGCCGTTCCAAGGGTCATGCCCAGTCGGTGATCCAGACCGGCGATCTGGTGGTCAATCTCGACACCAAGACGGTCGAAGTCGGTGGCCAGCGCGTCCACCTGACGGGCAAGGAATACCAGATGCTGGAGCTGCTCTCGCTCCGCAAGGGTACCACCCTGACCAAGGAAATGTTCCTCAACCACCTCTATGGCGGCATGGACGAGCCCGAGCTGAAGATCATCGACGTCTTCATCTGCAAGCTGCGCAAGAAGCTCGCCAACGCCTCCGAAGGCCGCAACTTCATCGAGACCGTGTGGGGCCGCGGCTACGTGCTGCGCGAGCCGCACGAGGTCGAAGAGCGCATCCCCGCCTAA
- the flhA gene encoding flagellar biosynthesis protein FlhA, whose protein sequence is MVDVTAGQGAGTGNGFPSLSEIVDVLKRGDLALAFGVLTILVVLILPLPSIVLDLFLAISITVSILILMTSLFIQAPLEFSSFPTILLISTMLRLSLNMASTRLILSKGHEGTAAAGHVIEAFGNFVMSGNFVIGIIVFAILVIVNFVVITKGSGRIAEVAARFQLDSMPGKQMAIDADLSAGLIDEKTAKARRKELEDESGFFGAMDGASKFVRGDAVAGLLIVFINVIGGIIIGVAQQGLSFGDAARTYTVLTVGDGLVTQVPALIVSTAAGLLVSKAGITGAADKALMKQLSGYPQALGMSAGVMLVLALLPGIPMLPFLALGGGAAALAWKARNHNRRTRATAAAELAAPELAAAAATAAAEEPISTALKIDDLKIELGYALLPLVNGPDGTDRLTEQIKALRRSLAVEMGFVMPAVRILDNVQLEANTYIIKIKEVDAGTGKIWPNHFMVMDPAGNQVAVPGIHTVEPTFGLPATWVDAALKEEASLKGYTVVDSATVLSTHLTELLKNNMSDLLSYGEVQKLLKDLPKEQGELVKDIVPSAVSISGIQRVLQLLLAERISIRDLSTILEGIADALAFSRNPATMVEHVRARLARQICAQNTSHNGYLPLIALSARWEQAFAESIVGQGEDRSLAMQPSKLSEFMTSVRNCFEQAAREGEAPVLVTSAAIRPFVRSLVERFRAQTTVLSQAEIHPRARLKTVGSV, encoded by the coding sequence ATGGTCGACGTCACGGCGGGTCAAGGCGCGGGCACCGGCAACGGTTTTCCCAGCCTCAGCGAAATCGTCGACGTCCTCAAGCGCGGCGATCTGGCGCTGGCGTTCGGCGTGCTCACCATCCTGGTGGTGCTGATCCTCCCTTTGCCCTCGATCGTGCTGGATCTGTTTCTGGCGATCTCGATCACGGTCTCGATCCTGATCCTGATGACCTCGCTGTTCATCCAGGCGCCGCTGGAATTCTCGTCGTTTCCGACCATCCTCCTGATCTCGACCATGCTGCGGCTGTCGCTGAACATGGCCTCGACCCGGCTGATCCTGTCGAAGGGCCATGAGGGCACCGCCGCCGCTGGCCACGTCATCGAGGCGTTCGGCAACTTCGTCATGTCAGGTAATTTCGTGATCGGAATTATCGTGTTCGCGATTCTCGTGATCGTGAACTTCGTCGTCATCACCAAGGGTTCGGGCCGTATCGCCGAAGTCGCGGCCCGCTTCCAGCTCGACTCGATGCCGGGCAAGCAGATGGCGATCGACGCCGATCTCTCCGCCGGCCTGATCGACGAAAAGACCGCCAAGGCGCGCCGCAAGGAGCTGGAAGACGAAAGCGGCTTCTTCGGCGCCATGGACGGTGCCTCGAAGTTCGTCCGCGGCGACGCCGTCGCGGGCCTTCTGATCGTGTTCATCAACGTCATCGGCGGCATCATCATCGGCGTCGCGCAACAGGGGCTGAGCTTCGGCGACGCCGCCCGTACCTACACCGTGCTGACGGTCGGCGACGGCCTGGTCACCCAGGTGCCGGCGCTGATCGTCTCGACTGCGGCGGGCCTGCTGGTGTCGAAGGCCGGCATCACCGGTGCGGCCGACAAGGCGCTGATGAAGCAGCTCTCGGGCTATCCGCAGGCGCTCGGCATGTCGGCCGGCGTGATGCTGGTGCTGGCGCTGCTGCCGGGCATTCCGATGCTGCCGTTCCTGGCACTCGGTGGCGGCGCAGCCGCGCTGGCCTGGAAAGCGCGCAACCACAACCGCAGAACCAGGGCCACAGCCGCCGCCGAATTGGCGGCCCCCGAGCTCGCGGCAGCGGCCGCGACCGCGGCGGCGGAAGAGCCGATCTCCACCGCGCTCAAGATCGACGACCTCAAGATCGAGCTCGGCTACGCGCTGCTGCCGCTGGTCAACGGCCCCGACGGCACCGACCGCCTGACCGAGCAGATCAAGGCGCTGCGCCGTTCGCTCGCGGTCGAAATGGGCTTTGTGATGCCGGCGGTGCGAATCCTCGACAACGTCCAGCTCGAAGCCAACACCTACATCATCAAGATCAAGGAAGTCGACGCCGGTACCGGCAAGATCTGGCCGAACCACTTCATGGTCATGGACCCCGCCGGCAACCAGGTGGCGGTGCCCGGCATTCACACCGTCGAACCGACGTTCGGGTTGCCCGCGACCTGGGTCGATGCCGCACTGAAGGAAGAAGCTTCGCTCAAGGGCTATACGGTGGTGGACTCCGCCACCGTGCTGTCGACCCACCTCACCGAACTGCTCAAGAACAACATGTCGGACCTGCTGTCCTATGGCGAGGTGCAGAAGCTGCTGAAGGACCTGCCGAAGGAACAGGGCGAACTGGTCAAGGACATCGTGCCCAGCGCCGTCTCGATCTCGGGCATCCAGCGCGTGCTTCAACTCCTGTTGGCCGAACGGATCTCGATCCGCGACCTCTCGACCATCCTCGAAGGCATTGCCGATGCGCTGGCGTTCTCACGCAACCCGGCAACCATGGTCGAGCACGTCCGGGCCCGGCTGGCGCGGCAGATTTGCGCCCAGAACACCTCCCACAACGGCTATCTGCCGCTAATCGCGCTGTCGGCGCGGTGGGAACAGGCGTTTGCGGAATCGATCGTCGGCCAGGGCGAGGACCGCAGCCTCGCGATGCAGCCGTCCAAACTGTCGGAGTTCATGACTTCCGTGCGCAATTGCTTCGAGCAGGCCGCCCGCGAAGGCGAGGCGCCGGTGCTGGTGACGTCGGCGGCCATCCGCCCGTTCGTGCGGTCGCTGGTCGAGCGCTTCCGGGCCCAGACCACCGTGCTGTCGCAGGCGGAAATCCACCCCCGCGCCCGGCTGAAGACGGTCGGCAGCGTTTAA